A genome region from Sphingobium sp. WTD-1 includes the following:
- a CDS encoding glutathione S-transferase family protein produces the protein MLTIWGRLNSHNVKKVAWFAQEIGLPFIRHDVGMEHGMSDAYLAMNPNRLIPTIEDGDVVLWESNAILRYLAHRYASEEMYPADPARRAQGDKWMDWQFSFADAQRDAFIQLVRRQSGQRNLQVVETSAQASGAAMTILDRALADQEWLSGVNFGVADVPMGVYAHTYFTLDMARPDLPHLRAWYERLRERPAYAELVMIPLS, from the coding sequence ATGCTGACGATCTGGGGCCGCCTCAATTCGCATAATGTGAAGAAGGTCGCCTGGTTCGCGCAGGAAATCGGCCTGCCCTTCATCCGCCATGATGTCGGCATGGAACATGGCATGTCCGACGCCTATCTGGCGATGAACCCCAACCGGCTGATCCCGACGATCGAGGATGGCGATGTCGTGCTGTGGGAATCCAACGCGATCCTGCGCTATCTTGCCCACCGCTACGCCTCGGAGGAGATGTATCCTGCCGATCCGGCGCGGCGGGCGCAGGGTGACAAATGGATGGACTGGCAATTCAGCTTTGCCGATGCCCAGCGCGACGCCTTCATCCAGTTGGTGCGACGCCAAAGTGGACAGCGAAATTTACAGGTGGTCGAGACATCCGCGCAGGCGTCCGGCGCGGCGATGACGATCCTCGACCGGGCGCTGGCGGATCAAGAATGGCTTTCGGGTGTCAATTTCGGTGTCGCGGATGTGCCGATGGGCGTCTATGCCCATACCTATTTCACGCTCGACATGGCGCGGCCCGACCTGCCGCATCTGCGGGCCTGGTATGAGCGGCTGCGCGAAAGGCCGGCCTATGCCGAACTGGTGATGATCCCGCTCAGCTAG
- the addB gene encoding double-strand break repair protein AddB: MGDQAKPALYTIPAHRAFADALVAGILAQQGSDPVRLAQGMILLPSNRAVRAVSDAFVRRAEGGLLLPRLVALGDPELGEEVGGALDPLWEGNAVPAAIPPMRRQMILARMVQDAGGAADAGQALQLGQALGAVLDQMQVERVPLDALSNLDLIEGLSSHWEKSLDLFSILIARWPAELARLGFIDLADRRNRLFDRVAARWGEAPPPGFIVAAGISATAPAIARLLRRIAELPNGQVIFAGLDQNLDEDAWTAIGPFPPDPVTGRSAAGHETHPQYALKRLLDRMSASREDVAQWRWGSEHDARAVRGRNISNAMLPPRLTSRWRDLKTADRSLAGVEALEVATPGEEAQAIAIALREALETPELTAALVTPDRQLAVRVSAHLRRWGIDADDSAGQPLSRLPPGTLLIAMAEAAAERFAPVALLTLLKHPLVMRGAMRLPWLEGVRQLDLLLRGPRPQAGLRGIDLLLEPREGEDRQKEFRAQARAWWPWARDLLEPLEAAFALAPDLAGQLAAVREQAGALTNDALWAGHQGHAAADLFAEMEAAATEGPRQADIRSLPALLDHMLGGVSVRPPQGGHPRIAILGLVEAQLVQADLMILGGLNEGSWPGLPSPDPWLAPRIRRELGLPGLETRIGLAAHDFASALGAPHVLITRARRGSGGPAIASRFWLRLKAMAGPQWKTADRYRLLADALDLPPSHRPSQRPAPVPPLAVRPTRIPVTDVDRLKADPFAFYARRILKLNRLDPVDADAGPAWRGTVVHEILEHWAQGGSRDPADLEARARAMFARPDVHPLLRALWQPRLIEAIRWIAAEVTKDQAAGRHILAVETEGKAEIAGVLLTGKADRIDRMPDGSIGIVDYKTGKPPSARQVRGGYALQLGLLGLIAESAHGAFPGVAGARVAGSFEYWSLAKKGDAFGYRESPVDPMGKRDKIVTADFTAFVYDQFRDAAETWLTGTAPFAAQVNPEVANYGDYDQLMRLEEWYGRDDG, from the coding sequence ATGGGTGATCAGGCCAAGCCGGCGCTGTACACCATCCCGGCGCACCGGGCCTTCGCCGACGCGCTGGTCGCCGGCATATTGGCGCAGCAGGGGAGCGATCCCGTCCGCCTGGCGCAGGGCATGATCCTGCTGCCCAGCAATCGCGCGGTCCGTGCCGTCAGCGACGCCTTTGTCCGGCGGGCCGAGGGCGGCCTGCTGCTGCCGCGCCTGGTCGCGCTGGGCGATCCGGAACTGGGCGAGGAAGTGGGCGGTGCGCTCGATCCGCTCTGGGAAGGCAACGCCGTTCCGGCCGCCATCCCGCCGATGCGGCGACAGATGATCCTTGCGCGTATGGTGCAGGATGCAGGCGGCGCGGCCGATGCCGGTCAGGCGCTGCAACTGGGGCAGGCGCTGGGCGCCGTGCTCGACCAGATGCAGGTGGAGCGGGTGCCGCTCGATGCGCTGTCGAATCTCGACCTTATCGAGGGGCTGTCGAGCCATTGGGAAAAATCGCTCGACCTATTCTCCATCCTGATCGCGCGTTGGCCGGCCGAACTGGCGCGGCTGGGCTTCATCGACCTTGCGGATCGGCGCAACCGGTTGTTCGATCGGGTCGCGGCGCGCTGGGGCGAAGCACCGCCACCAGGTTTCATCGTCGCGGCCGGCATCAGCGCAACCGCTCCGGCGATCGCTAGGCTGCTGCGGCGGATCGCCGAACTGCCTAATGGGCAGGTGATATTCGCCGGCCTCGACCAGAATTTGGATGAAGATGCCTGGACGGCGATCGGTCCATTCCCGCCCGATCCCGTCACCGGCCGCAGCGCCGCAGGGCATGAGACCCATCCTCAATATGCCTTGAAGCGCCTGCTCGACCGCATGAGCGCCAGCCGCGAGGATGTCGCTCAATGGCGCTGGGGCAGCGAGCATGATGCCCGCGCTGTGCGCGGCCGCAATATTTCCAACGCGATGCTGCCGCCGCGCCTGACTAGTCGCTGGCGTGACCTCAAGACCGCCGACCGCTCGCTCGCCGGGGTCGAGGCGCTGGAGGTGGCGACGCCCGGCGAGGAAGCGCAGGCCATTGCCATCGCGCTGCGTGAGGCGCTGGAAACACCCGAACTCACCGCCGCGCTGGTAACGCCCGACCGACAACTCGCCGTGCGTGTCTCCGCCCATCTGCGCCGTTGGGGCATAGACGCCGACGATTCCGCGGGCCAGCCTTTGTCGCGCCTGCCGCCCGGCACCTTGCTGATCGCCATGGCGGAGGCGGCGGCCGAGCGCTTTGCGCCGGTCGCGCTGCTGACCCTGCTCAAGCATCCGCTGGTGATGCGCGGCGCGATGCGCCTGCCCTGGCTGGAGGGGGTGCGTCAGCTCGACTTGCTGTTGCGGGGGCCGCGGCCGCAGGCGGGGCTGCGCGGCATCGACCTGCTGCTGGAGCCACGCGAGGGAGAGGACCGGCAGAAGGAGTTTCGGGCGCAGGCCCGCGCCTGGTGGCCCTGGGCGCGTGATCTGCTCGAACCGCTGGAGGCCGCCTTCGCGCTCGCGCCTGATCTGGCGGGGCAATTGGCGGCGGTGCGCGAACAGGCCGGGGCGCTCACCAACGACGCGCTTTGGGCCGGGCATCAGGGTCATGCCGCCGCCGACCTGTTCGCCGAGATGGAGGCCGCCGCCACCGAAGGGCCGCGCCAGGCCGATATCCGGTCGCTGCCGGCGCTACTCGACCATATGCTGGGCGGCGTGTCGGTGCGACCGCCACAGGGCGGCCATCCGCGTATCGCCATATTGGGTCTGGTCGAGGCGCAGTTGGTGCAGGCAGACCTCATGATCCTGGGCGGCCTCAACGAAGGCAGCTGGCCGGGCCTGCCATCGCCCGATCCCTGGCTGGCGCCGCGCATTCGTCGCGAACTGGGCTTGCCGGGCCTCGAAACCCGGATCGGCCTTGCCGCGCATGATTTTGCGAGCGCGCTCGGCGCGCCCCATGTCCTCATCACCCGCGCCCGGCGCGGCAGCGGCGGCCCGGCAATCGCCTCGCGTTTCTGGCTGCGGCTGAAGGCGATGGCGGGTCCGCAATGGAAGACGGCCGATCGCTATCGCCTGCTGGCCGATGCGCTGGACCTACCGCCCAGCCATCGGCCATCGCAACGCCCCGCGCCGGTGCCGCCGCTCGCCGTCCGGCCAACCCGCATTCCGGTCACCGATGTCGACCGGCTGAAGGCCGATCCCTTTGCCTTCTATGCCCGGCGCATCCTGAAGCTCAATCGGCTCGATCCGGTCGATGCCGATGCCGGCCCGGCGTGGCGCGGGACGGTCGTGCATGAGATATTGGAGCATTGGGCGCAGGGCGGCAGCCGTGATCCGGCCGATCTGGAGGCGCGCGCCCGCGCCATGTTCGCCCGGCCCGATGTCCATCCGCTGCTGCGCGCGCTGTGGCAACCGCGCCTGATCGAGGCGATCCGCTGGATCGCGGCCGAAGTGACGAAGGATCAGGCTGCGGGCCGGCATATCCTTGCGGTCGAAACCGAGGGCAAGGCTGAGATTGCCGGCGTGCTGCTGACCGGCAAGGCCGACCGCATCGACCGGATGCCCGACGGCAGCATCGGCATCGTCGACTACAAGACGGGCAAGCCGCCCAGCGCGCGGCAGGTGCGCGGCGGCTATGCGTTGCAGCTCGGCCTGCTCGGATTGATCGCGGAATCCGCCCATGGCGCCTTTCCCGGTGTAGCCGGCGCGCGGGTGGCGGGCAGTTTCGAATATTGGTCGCTGGCCAAGAAGGGCGACGCCTTCGGCTATCGCGAGAGCCCGGTCGATCCGATGGGCAAGCGCGACAAGATCGTCACCGCCGATTTTACCGCCTTCGTCTATGATCAGTTCCGCGACGCGGCCGAAACCTGGCTCACCGGGACTGCGCCCTTCGCCGCACAGGTCAATCCGGAAGTGGCCAATTATGGCGATTATGACCAGTTGATGCGGCTGGAGGAATGGTATGGGCGCGACGATGGCTAA
- a CDS encoding phosphotransferase: MIPPATAPAFLTQAGWDGAAIVPLAGDASFRRYFRVLNGGRRAVLMDAPPPHEDPRPFIAIAQHLLGQGFAAPAILAQDLAQGLVLIEDFGDERLKEHVEEVPAGELAVYRRAIDLLADLHKLPAADVPPYDRAVYQREVGLLTEWYCPALGLDVDADAYHAAWDAVLPIAEKSASPVVTVLRDYHAENIMLIDRPEVRGLGLLDFQDALAGHPAYDLVSLLQDARRDVSPELEAAMLAHYHAVANPPADFDAAYAVLGAQRNAKIIGIFTRLWQRDHKPRYLSYLPRMWGLLERDLAHPALAPVKVWFDANIPADKRHHALEEFAQA, translated from the coding sequence ATGATCCCCCCCGCAACCGCCCCCGCTTTCCTCACGCAGGCGGGCTGGGATGGCGCCGCCATCGTTCCGCTTGCCGGCGATGCCTCCTTCCGTCGCTATTTTCGTGTGCTCAATGGCGGCCGCCGTGCCGTGCTGATGGACGCGCCGCCGCCGCATGAAGATCCGCGCCCCTTCATTGCCATTGCTCAGCATCTGCTGGGTCAGGGCTTTGCCGCGCCCGCGATCCTGGCGCAGGATCTGGCGCAGGGGCTGGTCCTGATCGAGGATTTTGGCGACGAACGCCTGAAGGAACATGTCGAGGAGGTTCCGGCGGGCGAACTGGCGGTCTATCGCCGCGCAATCGACCTGCTGGCCGACCTGCACAAGCTGCCCGCTGCCGATGTCCCGCCTTACGACCGCGCGGTCTATCAGCGCGAGGTCGGCCTGCTGACCGAATGGTATTGCCCGGCGCTCGGGCTGGACGTCGATGCCGACGCCTATCATGCGGCCTGGGACGCGGTGTTGCCGATCGCCGAAAAGTCGGCCAGTCCCGTCGTCACCGTGCTGCGTGACTATCACGCCGAAAACATCATGCTGATCGACCGCCCCGAAGTACGAGGCCTTGGTCTGCTCGATTTTCAGGACGCTCTGGCGGGGCATCCCGCCTATGATCTCGTCTCGCTGCTGCAGGACGCCCGGCGCGACGTGTCGCCGGAACTGGAGGCCGCGATGCTGGCCCATTATCATGCGGTCGCCAATCCGCCGGCCGATTTTGACGCCGCTTATGCTGTGCTGGGTGCCCAGCGCAACGCGAAGATCATCGGCATCTTCACTCGCCTTTGGCAGCGCGACCACAAGCCGCGCTATTTGTCCTATCTGCCGCGCATGTGGGGACTGCTGGAACGCGATCTGGCCCATCCGGCGCTGGCACCGGTCAAGGTCTGGTTCGACGCCAATATCCCCGCCGACAAGCGCCATCATGCACTCGAAGAGTTTGCCCAGGCATGA
- the addA gene encoding double-strand break repair helicase AddA, producing MGATMAKGSSPLQPLAGAQALAAAPDAHVWLSASAGTGKTHVLTARVFRLLLQGVRPENILCLTFTKAGAAEMADRIHDRLATWVQAEERDLFNDLEALGEESGPEARDRARRLFAEVLESTGGGLRIQTIHGFCQQLLASFPLEADLAPGFRPLDAREQGVLARQTLADMVIRAEELGDGDLIDALQALSLRLGEGAAETFLLRCAARLSALTELPGDIGPWLARELGLPEGDIDAWLADQCSDAMFDMRSLAWVAQANADWGTGRALERCDRIAAWRGREPAARAATLTDLHGAWAKADGDLISAKGWVPPIDGYGDATARLHARCAELIGVKLQADYAALLARALHAGRAYARAYDEAKRLAGAVDFDDLIARTASLLQKEGIAEWIRYKLDQRIDHILVDEAQDTNVHQWAIVGALAAEFFAGDGAKADKVRTIFTVGDFKQAIFGFQGTSPQAFAAAQMVFARHADIAGHAFHDLSLDRSFRSTPPVLDLVDRTIATLRAQSLGLSDGEVRHISANRHPGDVLLWKPTIAGLADEVEGEEDWVADQERELAGKIARQIRQWIDDKMMLEARGRPVRPGDIMILVRRRSELARLIVARLYEEKVAVAGIDRLRLNAPLAVRDLLAALRFATQPDDDLNLAALLVSPLIGWTQDELMERAIGRKGGLWRHLLQHLNDAQLLPLRQLLGQADFTTPYRYLEAILSGPMDGRRRLIERLGAEAADPIEELLNAALGFEADDHPSLQRFIDWFDRGEVEIVRDAAAQGDALRLLTVHGAKGLQAPIVILADACLDPDAGNRMDSLEWNGLPILAPRKGERLGPVGDVAADAAAIEREEHWRLLYVALTRAEEKLIVAGSLGPRAKGEVKPQSWYGAVDAAMVDMGCDWEADPLWGARRRWRGTEVLTPKAAQPESAEEKPVVVEPDWLRAQAPAEQRPPRPLAPSAPVEDDVPNPPPTAAMRQAAERGRWLHALFQRLPDLPTERRREGAEGWLEQQGAGDATLRRDVIDHALRVIEDPHFAALFAPGALAEAPIAAVVGEAVIAGTVDRLRVEADRVQLVDFKTGRMTPRDAEEVPVAHVRQMAAYVAALEVIFPGRVVEAALLYTSAARLIALPAAQLAPYKPGFSPTQQYLLL from the coding sequence ATGGGCGCGACGATGGCTAAAGGCTCCAGCCCGCTGCAACCGCTGGCCGGCGCGCAGGCGCTGGCCGCTGCGCCCGATGCCCATGTCTGGCTGTCGGCGTCCGCCGGCACCGGCAAGACCCATGTGCTGACCGCGCGCGTCTTCCGCCTGCTGCTGCAGGGCGTGCGTCCCGAAAATATCCTCTGCCTGACCTTTACCAAGGCGGGCGCGGCGGAAATGGCCGACCGCATCCATGACCGGCTCGCGACCTGGGTGCAGGCCGAGGAACGCGACCTGTTCAACGATCTGGAAGCACTCGGCGAAGAGAGCGGACCGGAAGCGCGCGACCGCGCCCGGCGCCTGTTCGCCGAAGTGCTGGAATCGACCGGTGGCGGCCTGCGCATCCAGACTATTCATGGCTTCTGCCAGCAATTGCTCGCCTCCTTCCCGCTGGAGGCGGACCTCGCCCCCGGCTTCCGCCCGCTCGACGCGCGCGAACAGGGTGTGCTGGCGCGCCAGACATTGGCCGACATGGTCATCCGCGCCGAGGAACTGGGCGATGGCGACCTGATCGACGCGTTGCAGGCTTTGAGCCTGCGACTGGGAGAGGGGGCGGCCGAGACTTTCCTGCTGCGCTGTGCCGCCCGCCTCTCCGCACTGACAGAGCTACCCGGCGATATCGGTCCCTGGCTGGCGCGCGAACTGGGCCTGCCCGAAGGCGATATCGACGCCTGGCTGGCGGATCAGTGCAGCGACGCCATGTTCGACATGCGCAGCCTTGCCTGGGTGGCGCAGGCCAATGCCGACTGGGGCACGGGCCGGGCGCTGGAGCGCTGCGACCGGATCGCCGCCTGGCGCGGCCGCGAACCCGCCGCGCGCGCCGCGACCCTGACCGACCTGCACGGCGCCTGGGCCAAGGCGGATGGCGACCTTATCTCCGCCAAGGGCTGGGTGCCGCCGATCGACGGCTATGGCGATGCGACCGCGCGCCTCCATGCCCGTTGCGCCGAACTGATCGGCGTCAAGCTGCAGGCCGATTATGCCGCACTGCTGGCCCGCGCGCTCCATGCCGGCCGCGCCTATGCCCGCGCCTATGACGAGGCCAAGCGGCTCGCCGGTGCAGTTGATTTCGATGATTTGATCGCGCGCACGGCGTCCCTGCTCCAGAAGGAGGGGATCGCCGAATGGATACGCTACAAGCTCGACCAGCGGATCGATCACATCCTGGTCGACGAGGCGCAGGACACCAATGTCCATCAATGGGCGATCGTCGGTGCGCTGGCCGCCGAGTTTTTCGCCGGTGACGGTGCCAAGGCCGACAAGGTCCGCACCATCTTCACCGTGGGCGATTTCAAGCAAGCGATCTTCGGCTTCCAGGGCACCAGTCCACAGGCTTTCGCCGCCGCGCAGATGGTGTTCGCCCGCCATGCCGACATCGCCGGCCATGCCTTTCACGACCTGTCGCTCGATCGCAGCTTCCGCTCGACGCCGCCGGTGCTGGATCTGGTCGACCGGACGATCGCCACCTTGCGGGCGCAGTCGCTGGGCCTTTCCGATGGCGAGGTGCGCCATATCAGTGCCAATCGCCATCCCGGCGACGTGCTGCTGTGGAAGCCGACGATTGCGGGGCTGGCCGACGAGGTCGAGGGCGAGGAGGATTGGGTCGCCGATCAGGAACGGGAACTGGCCGGCAAGATCGCGCGCCAGATCCGGCAATGGATCGACGACAAGATGATGCTGGAGGCGCGCGGGCGCCCGGTCCGCCCCGGCGACATCATGATCCTGGTCCGCCGCCGCAGCGAACTCGCGCGCCTGATCGTCGCCCGTCTCTATGAGGAAAAGGTCGCGGTTGCGGGGATAGACCGCCTGCGTCTCAATGCGCCGCTGGCGGTCCGCGACCTGTTGGCCGCGCTGCGCTTTGCTACGCAGCCCGACGATGACCTGAACCTCGCCGCCCTGCTGGTGTCGCCGCTGATCGGCTGGACCCAGGATGAATTGATGGAGCGAGCGATCGGGCGCAAGGGTGGCCTGTGGCGCCATCTGCTCCAGCACTTGAACGACGCCCAACTGCTGCCGCTGCGGCAATTGCTGGGGCAGGCGGACTTCACCACCCCCTATCGCTATCTGGAGGCGATCCTGTCCGGCCCGATGGACGGCCGCCGCCGGCTGATCGAGCGGCTGGGGGCGGAAGCGGCCGACCCGATCGAGGAATTGCTGAACGCCGCGCTGGGCTTTGAGGCGGACGATCATCCCTCGCTCCAGCGCTTCATCGACTGGTTCGATCGCGGCGAAGTCGAAATCGTCCGCGATGCGGCGGCGCAAGGCGATGCGCTGCGACTGCTGACCGTGCATGGCGCCAAGGGGCTGCAGGCGCCGATCGTCATTCTCGCCGATGCCTGTCTCGATCCCGACGCCGGCAACCGCATGGATTCGCTCGAGTGGAACGGCCTGCCGATCCTGGCCCCGCGCAAGGGCGAGCGACTGGGACCGGTCGGCGACGTCGCGGCCGATGCCGCGGCAATCGAGCGGGAGGAGCATTGGCGCCTTCTCTATGTCGCGCTCACCCGTGCCGAGGAGAAACTGATCGTTGCCGGATCGCTCGGGCCAAGGGCGAAGGGCGAGGTCAAGCCGCAAAGCTGGTATGGCGCGGTCGATGCGGCGATGGTCGACATGGGCTGCGACTGGGAAGCCGATCCGCTCTGGGGCGCCCGCCGCCGCTGGCGCGGGACCGAGGTGCTGACGCCCAAGGCCGCGCAGCCCGAAAGCGCCGAAGAGAAGCCTGTGGTGGTCGAGCCGGACTGGCTGCGCGCGCAGGCGCCGGCGGAACAGCGTCCGCCCCGGCCACTGGCGCCGTCCGCGCCGGTCGAGGATGACGTGCCCAATCCGCCGCCGACCGCCGCGATGCGCCAGGCGGCCGAGCGCGGTCGTTGGCTCCATGCCCTGTTCCAGCGCCTGCCCGACCTGCCTACCGAGCGGCGGCGCGAGGGCGCGGAGGGCTGGCTGGAACAGCAGGGGGCAGGGGATGCCACGCTGCGCCGGGATGTAATCGACCATGCGCTTCGGGTGATCGAGGATCCGCATTTCGCCGCCCTGTTCGCGCCGGGGGCGCTCGCCGAAGCGCCGATCGCGGCGGTGGTGGGCGAAGCGGTGATTGCCGGCACGGTCGACCGGCTGCGGGTCGAGGCGGACCGGGTCCAACTGGTCGATTTCAAGACCGGGCGGATGACGCCGCGCGATGCGGAGGAGGTGCCGGTCGCCCATGTCCGGCAGATGGCGGCCTATGTCGCCGCGCTGGAAGTGATCTTCCCCGGCCGCGTGGTGGAAGCGGCCCTGCTCTATACCAGCGCGGCACGGCTCATCGCGCTGCCGGCGGCGCAACTGGCGCCCTACAAGCCGGGCTTCTCGCCCACGCAGCAATATTTGCTGCTGTGA
- a CDS encoding nucleotidyltransferase family protein codes for MIDTAMLMAAGLGKRMRPLTATRPKPLVKVAGRALMDHALDRLAAGGIKTVVVNVHYLADTVEAHLKTRKDMDFRISDERAKLLETGGGLIHARPLLGDKPFICANSDNLWIDGPAETLGMMQRLWDPERMDALLLLVPLARANCHSGPGDFHMDANGRLTRRKTAHVAPFVFTGVQILSPRLLVDPPADVFSTNIFWNRAIEAGRLYGAVHQGLWFDVGTPQAIPVVESMIAHG; via the coding sequence ATGATCGATACCGCCATGCTGATGGCCGCTGGCCTGGGTAAACGGATGCGCCCGCTGACGGCGACCCGACCCAAGCCGTTGGTCAAGGTCGCCGGCAGGGCGCTGATGGACCATGCGCTCGATCGCCTGGCGGCCGGCGGAATCAAGACGGTGGTCGTCAACGTCCATTATCTCGCTGACACGGTCGAAGCGCACCTGAAGACGCGCAAGGATATGGACTTCCGCATTTCCGACGAGCGGGCCAAGCTGCTGGAAACCGGTGGCGGATTGATCCACGCCAGACCACTGCTCGGCGACAAGCCGTTCATCTGCGCCAATAGCGACAATCTGTGGATCGACGGGCCGGCCGAGACGCTGGGCATGATGCAGCGGCTATGGGATCCCGAACGGATGGATGCGCTGCTGCTGCTGGTGCCGCTGGCGCGGGCCAATTGCCATAGCGGACCGGGCGATTTCCACATGGACGCCAATGGCCGCCTGACCCGGCGCAAGACCGCCCATGTCGCGCCGTTCGTGTTCACCGGCGTGCAGATCCTGTCGCCCCGCCTGCTGGTCGATCCACCGGCGGATGTCTTTTCGACGAACATCTTCTGGAACCGTGCGATCGAGGCGGGGCGTCTCTATGGCGCGGTGCATCAGGGACTGTGGTTCGACGTGGGCACGCCGCAGGCCATTCCCGTCGTGGAGTCGATGATCGCCCATGGGTGA
- the tsaE gene encoding tRNA (adenosine(37)-N6)-threonylcarbamoyltransferase complex ATPase subunit type 1 TsaE, giving the protein MADLDMILEGEGAQLDLGRRLAAHVRIGDVIALEGGLGAGKTTLARGLLEGLGLEGEAPSPSFAIVQPYDIPDVRLPVAHVDLYRLDDAEEAAELALDEYLQDSLLIIEWPDRLGDGLWSHALFLTIMIEPDGARRLTARVPDAWTERWSQI; this is encoded by the coding sequence GTGGCTGATCTGGATATGATCCTGGAGGGCGAGGGCGCCCAGCTCGATCTGGGGCGACGACTGGCGGCGCATGTCCGCATCGGTGACGTCATCGCGCTGGAAGGCGGACTGGGTGCAGGCAAGACCACTTTGGCGCGCGGCCTGCTGGAGGGGCTTGGCCTGGAAGGGGAGGCGCCCAGCCCCAGCTTCGCGATCGTCCAGCCCTATGACATTCCCGATGTCCGCCTGCCGGTCGCCCATGTCGATCTCTACCGGCTTGATGATGCGGAGGAAGCGGCCGAGCTGGCGCTGGACGAATATCTGCAGGACAGCCTGCTGATCATCGAATGGCCCGACAGGCTGGGCGATGGGCTCTGGTCGCACGCCCTGTTTCTGACCATCATGATCGAGCCGGATGGCGCACGGCGCTTGACAGCGCGCGTGCCCGACGCTTGGACGGAGCGATGGTCACAGATATGA
- the trxA gene encoding thioredoxin TrxA translates to MATKAVTDVSFKQDVIDADKPVLVDFWAEWCGPCKMIGPALEEISEELADKVTIAKINIDENPDAPGQYGVRGIPTMILFKNGEVAATKVGAAPKSALKGWIESVL, encoded by the coding sequence ATGGCCACCAAGGCAGTTACCGATGTCAGCTTCAAGCAGGACGTGATCGACGCCGACAAGCCCGTGCTTGTCGACTTCTGGGCCGAATGGTGCGGCCCGTGCAAGATGATCGGCCCGGCTCTGGAAGAGATTAGCGAGGAACTGGCCGACAAGGTCACGATCGCCAAGATCAACATCGACGAAAATCCCGATGCACCGGGCCAGTATGGCGTGCGCGGTATTCCGACGATGATCCTGTTCAAGAACGGCGAAGTCGCCGCAACCAAGGTCGGCGCTGCGCCCAAGAGCGCGCTCAAGGGCTGGATCGAAAGCGTCCTCTAA